A segment of the Prochlorococcus marinus str. MIT 9215 genome:
AGATCTTCAAATTTATCTAAATATTTTTTAGACATTATTCTTTGAAGTATTTCCCTACCAAATTTTCTTGATAAAGAAAAACTAATTGAGCATGCCACTATATCTGCAATAAAACTTAGAAGTAATCCATTTACTAATCCAAAAAGATATCCAGAAATTAATAAGCAATAAGTTCCAGGTAAGATAGGAATAACGATACTTGTAAATCTTAAAAGTAAAATTAATAAAATTCCCCAGTTTCCTGATAAAGCTTCAACCACAAAAAATGAATCTATATTTGAATAATATATTTATAAATAATGCTTTTAGTTGAAGAATAAATCAAAAGTTAATACAAAAAGTAAAATAGCTCTATTTCCAATGTATTTGTTCCCACCATTGTCTTACTTTTGAAGATGTGCAATACCAGTTTTTTCCAAAAATACCCCCATGTACTGTTTCAGGAAGAATTATTTTCTGCGATCCTTTTAGAAGAGATGATGATAAAGGTACTAATCCGTCCCCATTAAGATTTTTATCTCCAGAAATTGATTTATATGATCCTTTCGCAATGATTTTAGTGATTATTGATGTTTGTTTAGATTTAATTTCAACTTCACCTCCAACAGAAATGTAACTTATATTTTTAAAAAAATTGCCTGGGTATTTTTCATCTACAAATTTTCTTAATGCAGTCGCTTTTAGTGCCTGATGCGGGCTGCCTAATGTAATTAAATTTTTGGTATGAGATTTACCATTA
Coding sequences within it:
- a CDS encoding lipase family protein; this encodes MKKINNPIIILGGFLITKEAYDEAKNIIENVFKRKVYVVDVTRKDWFKSNSKKGWVDILNKVRDTVNLALKENKSRKIDFVGHSSGGVMLRLYLSDEPFNNEIFNGKSHTKNLITLGSPHQALKATALRKFVDEKYPGNFFKNISYISVGGEVEIKSKQTSIITKIIAKGSYKSISGDKNLNGDGLVPLSSSLLKGSQKIILPETVHGGIFGKNWYCTSSKVRQWWEQIHWK